The Treponema phagedenis DNA segment ATGACTTTGCCATTTGTTATTATCATGCATACTCCAAAATCAGACTGAAAACTCAAATCTATCTGATCGAAATTTAATTTATTGAAAACCGATGTTAAAAAACAAAAATCTTCAGCTTTCAACGCCGTGATAAATTGTGAATACTCATTATTTAACAGTCATCTTTTAAATTAAATCACTATTCATTTTTAAAGATGATGTTAAACATAATAAACCCCGCCCTCACTGTTAAAGTAAGCGGCATTTATTCTTTTTATATTTTATCGCTATAGTGTGAATATAGTATACAGTGTAACACAGCTTGCTTTTTACGTAAACTGTTTTTTTAATATATCCGGTAAAAAAATTCAGCCGTCACCAGCAGCTCAAAAACTGTTTTATCAATCTCCCCCATCTTATGTAGTAACGGCTTCAGCATTCCGACGGTAACGGGCACGGATGCCCGTGGTTCAAGGCAGCAACGGCTCAAAAACTGTTTTATCAATCTCCTCAATCTTATGCAATAACGGCTTCAGCATTCCGATGGTAACGGGCACGGATGCCCGTGGTTCCAGACAGCAGCGATGTTTTAAAGCAAAAGTGTTTGTAAGGCTTTAAAACTCGCAGGGTTTGTTTTGCCATGGACGGCAAAACAAACCCGTTGCGCCGTGTCGATCTCTTTTTTATAAAGAGTATGAAAAACGAATCACGTTACCGGAAAACCCTGCAATCAATAAAACCGTTAAATTAAAAACCAGCGGCTTCAAAAAACAATCAATTTTCCGACTGTTGTTTTCATTCTATATAGTACGGCATGTCTTCCGCAATTTTACTATATATATTTTTAAGTTCTTTCGGCAGTTCGCCAACCCCCTCATCTCCGTTTAGCCGATAATAAAATTCTCCTTGCTTTTTATAAAACCCCGGATTTTCAGAATTATGAAAATCATCAAGCGTATTAAAAATTGTTATTCTGTCTTTATAAGGGCGCGCAGGCTCAATGCAATAAAACTGACAATTTCCGCATTCATTACAAACAGAATCGATATGGACTATTATTTTTTTATCATCTAAAACCAATTCTTCGTTTGCTCTATTCGGACACACCCTTATACAGTTTTTACAAAGAACTCTGCATTCGTATGAATCATCTTTAATTCCTTCAAAGCTCTTATGTAAATCATATTTTTTTCTTTCTTTTTCACTCTTTATATAGTTTTTATTTTTAAGCGAGTCTTTTCTTAATGCTTCGATTTTTTCGGTGTCTGTTATTTTGTTTTTCTTGTATTCAACCTCTTCCAACTTATCAGCAAGTTGTTTTAGGTTATCAAGCCCTGCCGGCTTCAAAAGAACAGTGCATACGGTTACCGGAAATATGCCCGCATCAAATAATTCTTTAATATTATTTTTATCCGCTCCGCCCGAAAAGCTTATCGGAAGTTTTCCGTCAAAGGCTTTTGAAAGTTTTGCAGCTGTTGCAATTGATAAAGGATACAGTGCTTTCCCAGACATATACATATCGCTGCCCGGGAGCTCTCGGTTATTTATTGCAACTTGGAATGTATTTGTAAGCTTTACGCCAAATTCCAAATTTAAATTTTTTGCTAAGTTCTGAAGATTTTTTATCATTACTACCGCATCGTCAAATTGTAAATCGATATCAAATTGATGACGACCGAATTGTATATAATCATATCCCATCTCATCTAAAACTTTTCTTACATACTCATAGCCTAAGAGCGTCGGATTACATTTAATATACGTATGAAGTTTTTTTTCGGTGAGTATGTATTTTACTATTTTTTCTATTTCTTCAGGCGGAGTTCCGTGCATTGTAGAAAGGGTGAGAGAGTTGCATATATTCGGGCTTATAGATTCTATAAATTCTCTGTCAACTTTTTTAAACATCGGCAATAGTTCGATTAAATCTTCCTTGCATTGTTTATATACTTTTGTATTACGCGCGTCTTTTAAAGTTTCAATAAACTCATCAATCAGAGGATGTTTTATGCCTTCAAGATTATACCCTACCGACATATTAAAGATAAATCCTTCAGGCGAACCTAAGTCTAATTCTTTTGCCAAAACTTTACATACAAACCATGCACGTACATATTCATCTCGCGCAATATCGGCTCTGAATTCACTTGACCATTCAATATTATACGCTTCATCATCGGCACGTATACAAGGTCTTTGTATTCCCAGTTCTTCTCCATAAAGATATTGCACTGTTTTTAATTCTATAAATCTTGCTCCGCCGACATAATCGGCTGCAATATTATGTGCAAGCTGGGTATGCGGCCCTGCCGCAACGCCAAGAGGCGATTCCAAGTCAGAACCGAATATTTTTAAAACCTTATCATTGTTTTTTTTAAATATACCTTTAACATTATATATTGTTTGTTTCTTTTCATATTCAGTAAATATGTGTTTGAGTATGTTTTTAAAGCCAACGCCATACATTGTATCGCTCATAGATACCTCCCTGTTTATGAATTACAAACTTGAATCTTTACCGTCCCAAACAGTCTTTAAATAGTTGTCCTTGTCGGTATCTCCTTCTGTTGAAAAACAAAGTACAATCGATGAAGAGTCAAGTCCTATTTTTTCTTTTATATTTTTAAGACTATCATCCGTCATAAGCTTTGATACAACCCCTGCCGTAACCGCACCGGATTCTCCAGAAATTATTTTCTTATCATTTTTAAGAGGATTACCCAGCAGTCTCATTCCGTGTGCGGCAAAACAATCATCAACCGATAAGAAACTGTGTGCATATTTTTTAAGTATCGGCCAGCCGACGGTTACCGGTTCTCCGCAGTTAAGCCCTGCCATTATTGAATCCATATCTCCCGTAACAGGATGGAGTTTGCCGTCATCCGCCTTAGCGGTTTGATACAGACATGCCGCTTTATGCGGTTCAACAATAACGATTGTGGGGATGGCATCTTTCATTACATTCGCAAAAAAGCCGGTAACTGCGGACGCAAGCGAGCCTACACCTGCTTGCAAAAAAATATGCGTAGGAAGCGAGCCCTTTTCTTTCAGTTCATTATATGCTTCATATGCCATTGTCATATATCCTTGCATGATATATCGGGGAATATCTTCGTATCCTTCCCATGATGTATCCTGCACTAATATGCCGTTGTGTGTTTTAGCATACTCATCTGCAAGGCGAACACATTCATCATAGTTGTATTCGTAGATATCGGCATCGGCATTTTCAGCCCGTATATTATCAAGCCTTTCACGGGCGGTTCCCTTAGGCATAAAAACTTTTGATTTTTGCTTTAATTGGTTTGCAGTCCATGCAACACCTCTGCCGTGATTGCCGTCAGTTGCCGTTGCAAAAGTAATTTCTCCTAATTTTTCTTTTATTTCTTTTGAGATCATTCGTTCATAAGGAAGGTC contains these protein-coding regions:
- a CDS encoding selenate reductase; the protein is MSDTMYGVGFKNILKHIFTEYEKKQTIYNVKGIFKKNNDKVLKIFGSDLESPLGVAAGPHTQLAHNIAADYVGGARFIELKTVQYLYGEELGIQRPCIRADDEAYNIEWSSEFRADIARDEYVRAWFVCKVLAKELDLGSPEGFIFNMSVGYNLEGIKHPLIDEFIETLKDARNTKVYKQCKEDLIELLPMFKKVDREFIESISPNICNSLTLSTMHGTPPEEIEKIVKYILTEKKLHTYIKCNPTLLGYEYVRKVLDEMGYDYIQFGRHQFDIDLQFDDAVVMIKNLQNLAKNLNLEFGVKLTNTFQVAINNRELPGSDMYMSGKALYPLSIATAAKLSKAFDGKLPISFSGGADKNNIKELFDAGIFPVTVCTVLLKPAGLDNLKQLADKLEEVEYKKNKITDTEKIEALRKDSLKNKNYIKSEKERKKYDLHKSFEGIKDDSYECRVLCKNCIRVCPNRANEELVLDDKKIIVHIDSVCNECGNCQFYCIEPARPYKDRITIFNTLDDFHNSENPGFYKKQGEFYYRLNGDEGVGELPKELKNIYSKIAEDMPYYIE
- the dpaL gene encoding diaminopropionate ammonia-lyase, whose product is MEKILLASMRKDPRDVDIRFINDTVAKRVINFHKSFPQYEKTPLVELAHLSNYLGIKNIFVKDESYRFGLNAFKVLGGSFAIGSYIADRLGMSVEDLPYERMISKEIKEKLGEITFATATDGNHGRGVAWTANQLKQKSKVFMPKGTARERLDNIRAENADADIYEYNYDECVRLADEYAKTHNGILVQDTSWEGYEDIPRYIMQGYMTMAYEAYNELKEKGSLPTHIFLQAGVGSLASAVTGFFANVMKDAIPTIVIVEPHKAACLYQTAKADDGKLHPVTGDMDSIMAGLNCGEPVTVGWPILKKYAHSFLSVDDCFAAHGMRLLGNPLKNDKKIISGESGAVTAGVVSKLMTDDSLKNIKEKIGLDSSSIVLCFSTEGDTDKDNYLKTVWDGKDSSL